A section of the Cololabis saira isolate AMF1-May2022 chromosome 16, fColSai1.1, whole genome shotgun sequence genome encodes:
- the golga5 gene encoding golgin subfamily A member 5 has translation MSWFTELAGKAEDFLNKVDQGAATALTHNQGRTSSFSSPYDGDDAVYDAAAYKAEPAAGRDPYLSSHDAPSFITAAAGNIKRSNATLLAGTANVHSAASGSGGNGASNAAKSSSGFVRPRKSEEEEVDDDMLFDFLNSSDPPLSSGRDSRREVKAAAAPTPELQSPTPPPSTTPHAVPSAPSTPPSTRGVSRASSMSSLSAHSMKTSEESSAKEQTPDTPESSDSGLAPPQDSSRTEPSRTEPPPPAGEPQGHVLSSLRLENQLLRSEVASLNQEMAAVIQRAKDLQHELNQARLRADRWNSEQSQSDRSLRELRSQVDDLTEALSAKDGQLAVLKIRLDEADQLLRSRSTALEEAQKEKSRIMQDQTEGSTMHSQALETIQERLREAELSLRREQDSYRQMQNEYSSRLGKVEGERQTLAETVTAAERRATEEKLKLDDFQQQLKSARAAAEGAKQELAEYKHKASRILQSKEKLISSLKEGSGLDPMDSSSAAALELEELRHEKELQREEIQKLQGQVGSLRSEVQDLETQALTEAETWREQQTQLQEQQAAQNRARQELEAEVERYKQELQYLEDEQHRAQTSLQSRIRDREDDIQKLRNQLTNKTLSSSSQVELENRLHQLTETLIQKQTMLEALGTEKSALAFQLERLEQQLKSSQGPSGGPAINMSGLENAGARQRNAPVLFSDQDSRGVYGKVRKAASTIDRFSIRLGIFLRRYPMARLFVIVYMAILHLWVMIVLLTYSPEMHGHPDGR, from the exons ATGTCCTGGTTTACTGAGTTGGCAGGAAAAGCTGAGGACTTCCTGAACAAAGTGGACCAAGGCGCCGCCACGGCCCTGACCCACAACCAGGGCAgaacctcctccttctcctcgcCCTACGATGGAGACGATGCCGTGTACGACGCTGCGGCCTACAAGGCCGAGCCGGCGGCGGGGCGTGACCCCTACTTATCCTCCCACGATGCACCGAGCTTCATCACCGCCGCGGCTGGAAACATCAAGAGGTCCAACGCCACCCTGCTGGCCGGCACCGCCAACGTGCACAGCGCCGCCTCCGGCAGCGGCGGCAACGGGGCTTCCAACGCCGCCAAGAGCTCGTCCGGCTTCGTGAGGCCCAGGAagagcgaggaggaggaggtggacgaCGACATGCTCTTCGACTTCCTGAACAGCTCGGACCCGCCGCTCAGCAGCGGCCGGGACTCCCGGAGGGAAGTGAAGGCGGCAGCAGCTCCGACCCCGGAGCTGCAGAGCCCGACGCCGCCCCCCTCCACCACGCCCCACGCCGTCCCCTCGGCCCCGTCCACGCCGCCCTCCACCCGCGGCGTGTCCAGGGCCTCCAGCATGAGCTCGCTGTCGGCTCACAGCATGAAGACGTCGGAGGAGAGCTCGGCCAAGGAACAGACTCCAG ACACCCCGGAGAGCTCAGACTCGGggctggcgcccccccaggacTCCAGCAGGACGGAGCCCAGCCGGACGGAGCCCCCCCCACCCGCGGGCGAGCCGCAGGGCCACGTCCTGTCCAGCCTGCGCCTGGAGAACCAGCTGCTGCGCAGCGAGGTGGCGTCTCTCAACCAGGAGATGGCGGCCGTCATCCAGAGGGCCAAAGACCTGCAGCACG AACTGAACCAGGCCCGGCTGCGGGCAGACCGGTGGAACTCGGAGCAGTCTCAGAGCGACCGCAGCCTGCGGGAGCTGCGCTCGCAGGTGGACGACCTCACGGAGGCGCTCTCCGCCAAGGACGGCCAGCTGGCGGTCCTGAAGATCCGACTGGACGAGGCCGACCAGTTGCTGAGGAGCCGCAGCACGGCGCTGGAGGAGGCGCAGAAGGAGAAGTCCAG AATCATGCAGGACCAGACGGAAGGCAGCACCATGCACAGTCAGGCCCTGGAGACGATCCAGGAGCGGCTCCGGGAGGCCGAGCTGTCGCTGCGCCGGGAGCAGGACAGCTACCGGCAGATGCAG AACGAGTACTCCAGCCGCCTGGGGAAGGTGGAGGGGGAGAGACAGACCCTGGCGGAGACGGTCACGGCAGCAGAGCGGCGGGCCACCGAGGAGAAGCTCAAGCTGGACGacttccagcagcagctgaagagcgCCAGAGCTGCAGCCGAGGGGGCCAAGCAGGAGCTGGCCGAGTACAAGCACAAGGCATCCCGGATCCTGCAG TCCAAGGAGAAGCTGATCAGCAGCCTGAAGGAGGGATCGGGTCTGGATCCGATGGACAGCAGCAGCGCCGCGGcgctggagctggaggagctgcggcACGAGAAGGAGCTGCAGCGGGAGGAGATTCAGAAGCTGCAGGGGCAAGTGGGCTCCCTCCGGTCGGAGGTGCAG GACCTGGAGACTCAGGCGCTGACGGAGGCGGAGACGTGGCGGGAGCAGCAGACGCAGCTGCAGGAACAGCAGGCGGCGCAGAACCGGGCCAGGCAGGAGCTGGAGGCCGAGGTGGAGCGCTACAAGCAG GAGCTGCAGTACCTGGAGGACGAGCAGCACCGAGCCCAGACCAGCCTGCAGAGCCGCATCAGGGACAGAGAGGATGACATCCAGAAGCTCAGGAACCAG CTGACCAACAAGacgctgagcagcagcagccaggtGGAGCTGGAGAACCGGCTGCACCAGCTGACGGAGACGCTGATCCAGAAGCAGACCATGCTGGAGGCTCTGGGAACGGAGAAGAGCGCGCTGGCGTTCCAGCTGGagcggctggagcagcagctgaaAAGCTCCCAGGGGCCGAGCGGGGGCCCCGCCATCAACATGAGCGGCCTGGAGAACGCAG GAGCTCGGCAGAGGAACGCCCCGGTGCTCTTCAGCGACCAGGACAGTCGGGGCGTCTACGGGAAAGTTCGCAAAGCCGCCAGCACCATCGACCGCTTCAG CATCCGGCTGGGCATCTTCCTGCGGCGCTACCCGATGGCCCGGCTCTTCGTCATCGTCTACATG GCCATCCTTCACCTCTGGGTCATGATCGTCCTGCTCACCTACTCGCCTGAAATGCACGGCCATCCCGACGGGAGATAG